The following proteins are encoded in a genomic region of Nocardioides renjunii:
- a CDS encoding DUF3618 domain-containing protein translates to MSDQDDQSSGQKTPEELEAEIALQREQLAGTVDDLAAKLDVKSQAQEKVASLKDSATTVDGKPRPEVLAAAGSLVAMIVVLVVWRIRRDH, encoded by the coding sequence ATGAGTGACCAGGACGACCAGAGCAGCGGGCAGAAGACCCCCGAGGAGCTCGAGGCCGAGATCGCGCTCCAGCGCGAGCAGCTGGCCGGGACCGTCGACGACCTCGCAGCCAAGCTCGACGTGAAGTCGCAGGCCCAGGAGAAGGTCGCCTCGCTGAAGGACTCGGCCACCACCGTCGACGGCAAGCCACGACCGGAGGTGCTGGCAGCAGCCGGCTCGCTGGTGGCGATGATCGTCGTGCTGGTCGTCTGGCGCATCCGCCGCGACCACTGA
- the dnaG gene encoding DNA primase has translation MAGRIRDDDIAEVREKARIDDVVSGYVTLKRAGGGSLKGLCPFHDEKTPSFNVNPARQFFHCFGCGEGGDVISFLMKVDGLTFTESVERLADKFGVQLRREEGDDEPVRPRGPARGRLIEAHKVAQEFYAEQLASGDAVVARQFLHQRGFDQAAAEMFGVGFAPRDGEALTRHLRGRRFTDDESVAAGLVAHGRSHYDRFRGRLVWPIREANGDTIGFGARRIFDDDRIEAKYLNTSETAIYKKSHVLYGIDLARTAMKDSQQAVVVEGYTDVMACHLAGVRTAVASCGTAFGQDHARVLRRFLGDHGETSGEVIFTFDGDSAGQKAAMKVLESDQVFASQTYVAVAPEGMDPCDLRLQDGDEAVRELVAKRQPLYRFALDNILARHDLDRADGRVDALRDAAGLVASIRDKTKVESFSRELAHMVGVDVDEVRGEVRRAASRPARTEERRPGRRAEAVEAPEPARPALPSLSDPRFLIERELLKLVIQHPAGVGRTTAHVTTGDFTHPTFQGVWEAVTVAGGPASGVDDQGWGNRVRGAASDPAVVAAITELGVEPVRGTSDPNPTFAVAYVYRLQELTTSRRIADVKARLQRTNPVDQALDYNRMFGELVMLEQHRRKLREGAVGQSGGQP, from the coding sequence GTGGCAGGCCGGATCCGTGACGACGACATCGCCGAGGTGCGGGAGAAGGCCCGGATCGACGACGTGGTCTCCGGCTACGTCACGCTCAAGCGGGCCGGCGGCGGGTCGCTCAAGGGCCTCTGCCCGTTCCACGACGAGAAGACCCCGTCGTTCAACGTCAACCCGGCCCGCCAGTTCTTCCACTGCTTCGGGTGCGGCGAGGGCGGCGACGTCATCTCGTTCCTCATGAAGGTCGACGGGCTCACCTTCACCGAGTCCGTCGAGCGGCTGGCCGACAAGTTCGGCGTCCAGCTGCGCCGCGAGGAGGGCGACGACGAGCCCGTACGCCCCCGCGGCCCGGCCCGGGGACGCCTCATCGAGGCCCACAAGGTCGCTCAGGAGTTCTACGCCGAGCAGCTCGCCTCCGGCGACGCCGTGGTGGCCCGCCAGTTCCTCCACCAGCGCGGCTTCGACCAGGCGGCCGCCGAGATGTTCGGCGTCGGCTTCGCCCCGCGCGACGGGGAGGCGCTGACCCGCCACCTGCGCGGACGCCGCTTCACCGACGACGAGTCGGTCGCCGCCGGGCTGGTCGCGCACGGTCGCTCCCACTACGACCGCTTCCGGGGCCGGCTCGTGTGGCCGATCCGCGAGGCCAACGGCGACACCATCGGGTTCGGGGCGCGGCGGATCTTCGACGACGACCGCATCGAGGCGAAGTACCTCAACACCTCCGAGACCGCGATCTACAAGAAGAGCCACGTCCTCTACGGCATCGACCTCGCGCGCACGGCGATGAAGGACAGCCAGCAGGCCGTCGTCGTCGAGGGCTACACCGACGTGATGGCCTGCCACCTCGCCGGCGTACGCACCGCGGTGGCGTCGTGCGGCACGGCGTTCGGCCAGGACCACGCGCGCGTGCTGCGGCGTTTCCTGGGCGACCACGGCGAGACGAGCGGCGAGGTCATCTTCACCTTCGACGGGGACTCGGCCGGGCAGAAGGCGGCGATGAAGGTGCTGGAGAGCGACCAGGTCTTCGCCTCCCAGACCTACGTCGCCGTCGCGCCGGAGGGCATGGACCCGTGCGACCTGCGGCTGCAGGACGGTGACGAGGCGGTGCGCGAGCTCGTGGCCAAGCGGCAGCCGCTCTATCGCTTCGCACTCGACAACATCCTCGCCCGCCACGACCTCGACCGCGCCGACGGCAGGGTCGACGCGCTGCGCGACGCCGCCGGGCTGGTCGCCAGCATCCGCGACAAGACCAAGGTGGAGTCGTTCTCGCGGGAGCTGGCCCACATGGTCGGTGTCGACGTGGACGAGGTCCGCGGGGAGGTGCGCCGTGCCGCCAGCCGGCCCGCCCGCACCGAGGAGCGTCGCCCGGGCCGGCGCGCGGAGGCCGTCGAGGCCCCCGAGCCCGCCCGGCCCGCGCTGCCCAGCCTGTCCGACCCGCGCTTCCTCATCGAGCGTGAGCTGCTCAAGCTCGTCATCCAGCACCCGGCCGGCGTGGGTCGCACGACCGCGCACGTGACGACCGGCGACTTCACCCACCCGACCTTCCAGGGCGTCTGGGAGGCGGTCACCGTCGCCGGCGGTCCGGCCTCCGGTGTCGACGACCAGGGGTGGGGCAACCGCGTGCGTGGGGCCGCCAGCGACCCCGCGGTGGTCGCGGCGATCACCGAGCTCGGCGTCGAGCCCGTCCGAGGCACGTCCGACCCCAACCCGACCTTCGCCGTCGCCTACGTCTACCGGCTCCAGGAGCTCACCACCTCCCGGCGCATCGCCGACGTGAAGGCCCGCCTCCAGCGCACCAACCCGGTGGACCAGGCGCTCGACTACAACCGCATGTTCGGCGAGCTCGTCATGCTCGAGCAGCACCGTCGCAAGCTCCGCGAGGGCGCCGTCGGTCAGTCCGGGGGCCAGCCGTGA
- a CDS encoding DUF5994 family protein — MSTANRPAASSEDRGPVRGALRLRMARDPGHNTFDGGWWPRSRALAVELVDLVEQFPAELGTITRVLVSATDWDDRPDTVTVADRSVEVGAVAGADTQVVDLVTPERTLRVLVVPSGLTDDQGDEALLAAATRGNRHSATDLLDTVTEHPDVDPRDHWPAVD, encoded by the coding sequence ATGTCGACGGCGAACCGTCCCGCAGCGTCGTCCGAGGACCGGGGACCCGTACGCGGGGCGCTCCGGCTGCGGATGGCCCGGGACCCCGGCCACAACACCTTCGACGGCGGCTGGTGGCCGCGAAGCCGGGCCCTGGCCGTCGAGCTGGTCGACCTCGTCGAGCAGTTCCCGGCCGAGCTCGGCACGATCACGCGCGTACTGGTCTCGGCGACCGACTGGGACGACCGGCCCGACACCGTCACAGTCGCGGACCGGTCCGTGGAGGTGGGGGCCGTCGCGGGCGCCGACACCCAGGTGGTCGACCTGGTGACGCCGGAGCGGACGCTGCGGGTCCTGGTCGTGCCGTCGGGGCTGACCGACGACCAGGGCGACGAGGCGCTCCTCGCGGCGGCCACCCGGGGCAACAGGCACTCCGCGACCGACCTGCTCGACACGGTCACCGAGCACCCGGACGTCGACCCCCGGGACCACTGGCCCGCGGTCGACTGA
- a CDS encoding PAS domain-containing sensor histidine kinase: MTPTLKLEAVVPPTDDDGSELWATFYTFRIEADGSASFPFVSHTCAELFGFSAQEAMRDVSLMHDAVHPDDRRRFDEEGRRSLRDLQLLRWRGRIVRRDGSTCPVRITSRPARLPDGATEWHGVVVEDPASRGDAHHGPDGAVAVRQADALAMLGHDVAAPLTAILACAELALEEVNRERRQPPRDINAAAVRRCLEVVVRQSHRLEAIRGDLLILAAADADTVDARGTSVDVLAQLDAAADLASADVTVSVDCPAGLCCTVQPSHLSQMLSNLVSNAVRHARREVVLSASRVGDRVLVTVTDDGPGVPAEVVPSLFTRFSHTGAAVRPAGAGTGLGLYIVRVLARANHGTVVHTPTDSGARFTLALPAA, encoded by the coding sequence GTGACCCCGACACTGAAGCTCGAGGCGGTGGTCCCGCCGACCGACGACGACGGCTCCGAGCTGTGGGCGACGTTCTACACGTTCCGCATCGAGGCCGACGGCAGCGCGTCGTTCCCCTTCGTCTCCCACACGTGCGCCGAGCTGTTCGGCTTCTCCGCGCAGGAGGCGATGCGCGACGTGAGCCTCATGCACGACGCCGTCCACCCGGACGACCGTCGGCGCTTCGACGAGGAGGGTCGACGCTCGTTGCGCGACCTCCAGCTGTTGAGGTGGCGGGGGAGGATCGTCCGCCGCGACGGCAGCACGTGTCCGGTGCGCATCACGTCGCGACCGGCGCGGCTGCCGGACGGGGCGACGGAGTGGCACGGCGTCGTCGTCGAGGACCCGGCCTCCCGCGGCGACGCGCACCACGGGCCCGACGGTGCCGTCGCCGTCCGGCAGGCCGACGCGCTGGCCATGCTGGGCCATGACGTCGCCGCACCCCTCACCGCGATCCTCGCCTGCGCCGAGCTGGCGCTCGAGGAGGTGAACCGCGAGCGACGCCAACCGCCCCGGGACATCAACGCCGCGGCCGTTCGTCGGTGCCTGGAGGTCGTCGTGCGCCAGTCCCACCGCCTCGAGGCCATCCGCGGGGACCTGCTCATCCTCGCTGCCGCCGACGCCGACACCGTCGATGCGAGGGGGACGAGCGTCGACGTGCTGGCCCAGCTCGACGCTGCCGCCGACCTGGCGTCGGCCGACGTGACGGTGAGCGTCGACTGCCCGGCCGGCCTGTGCTGCACGGTCCAACCGAGCCACCTCTCCCAGATGCTCTCCAACCTGGTGTCCAACGCGGTGCGGCACGCCCGCCGCGAGGTCGTCCTGAGCGCATCACGCGTGGGCGATCGCGTCCTGGTCACCGTGACCGACGACGGACCGGGGGTCCCGGCCGAGGTGGTGCCCAGTCTCTTCACCCGGTTCAGCCACACCGGGGCGGCGGTGAGACCCGCCGGCGCCGGCACCGGCCTGGGCCTCTACATCGTGCGTGTCCTCGCGCGCGCCAACCACGGGACCGTCGTGCACACGCCCACCGACTCGGGCGCCCGTTTCACCCTCGCGCTGCCCGCCGCCTAG
- a CDS encoding phage holin family protein — MTAQHGAPESQTLGALVHQLSQQIPELIRSEIRLAQAEVAQKGKRAGVGIGMFSVAGLLAFFALAALVTTAILGLANVVDAWLAALIVALVLLAGAAVVGLLGKNKVAEAAPAAPERAIAGIKEDIATVKGDHHE, encoded by the coding sequence ATGACTGCTCAGCACGGAGCGCCAGAGAGTCAGACTCTCGGGGCACTCGTCCACCAGCTCTCCCAGCAGATCCCCGAGCTGATCCGCTCGGAGATCCGGCTCGCGCAGGCCGAGGTGGCCCAGAAGGGCAAACGGGCCGGCGTCGGGATCGGGATGTTCAGCGTCGCCGGCCTGCTCGCGTTCTTCGCGCTCGCGGCCCTGGTGACGACCGCGATCCTCGGCCTGGCCAACGTCGTCGACGCCTGGCTCGCGGCGCTGATCGTCGCCCTGGTCCTGCTCGCGGGCGCGGCGGTGGTCGGGCTGCTGGGCAAGAACAAGGTCGCCGAGGCGGCACCCGCGGCGCCGGAGCGCGCCATCGCGGGCATCAAGGAGGACATCGCGACCGTGAAGGGTGACCACCATGAGTGA
- a CDS encoding deoxyguanosinetriphosphate triphosphohydrolase, producing the protein MSIEDLYDDSARERVVAEPPKRVDAPVRLAFERDRARVVHAAASRRLAAKTQVVGPQTDDFVRNRLTHSLEVAQVARDLARALGTHPDIAETAALAHDMGHPPFGHNGERVLAELSADCGGFEGNAQTLRLLTRLESKTFDEEGRSVGLNLTRATLDACTKYPWPRSEATGPHGVHADGTPRVVVKFGVYDDDRPVFDWLRTGVAGRRRCLEAQVMDLADDVAYSVHDVEDGIVAGRLDLTRLDRDALWETVRSWYLPGTDDDALDTALDGLRAVGSWPEAPYDGSRRSLAAIKNLTSDLIGRFCGSAQQATFDAAGGEPLARHRADLVVPDATEVEIGVLKGIAAHYVMQADDRVALMERQRQLVAELVEGLWQRGVDGLDPVFVEDWEEAGDDAARRRVVVDQVASLTDASAVTRHAALRNGSRPTPVDRGGPGSR; encoded by the coding sequence ATGAGCATCGAGGACCTGTACGACGACTCGGCGCGCGAGCGCGTCGTCGCCGAGCCCCCCAAGCGGGTCGACGCGCCGGTGCGGCTGGCGTTCGAGCGCGACCGGGCGCGCGTGGTCCATGCCGCGGCCTCACGACGACTGGCGGCCAAGACCCAGGTGGTGGGTCCGCAGACCGACGACTTCGTGCGCAACCGCCTGACCCACAGCCTCGAGGTGGCCCAGGTCGCCCGCGACCTGGCCCGCGCCCTGGGCACCCACCCCGACATCGCCGAGACGGCGGCGCTCGCCCACGACATGGGGCACCCGCCCTTCGGCCACAACGGCGAGCGCGTCCTCGCCGAGCTCAGCGCCGACTGCGGTGGCTTCGAGGGCAACGCGCAGACGCTGCGCCTGCTGACCCGCCTGGAGTCGAAGACGTTCGACGAGGAGGGCCGGTCGGTCGGGCTCAACCTCACCCGCGCGACCCTCGACGCCTGCACCAAGTACCCCTGGCCGCGGTCGGAGGCGACCGGCCCGCACGGCGTGCACGCCGACGGGACCCCGCGGGTGGTGGTGAAGTTCGGCGTCTACGACGACGACCGCCCGGTCTTCGACTGGCTGCGCACCGGGGTCGCGGGCCGGCGCCGCTGCCTCGAGGCGCAGGTGATGGACCTCGCCGACGACGTCGCCTACTCCGTGCACGACGTCGAGGACGGCATCGTGGCCGGTCGCCTCGACCTCACCCGCCTCGACCGTGACGCGCTCTGGGAGACGGTGCGGTCGTGGTACCTGCCGGGCACCGACGACGACGCGCTCGACACGGCCCTCGACGGGCTGCGCGCCGTCGGCAGCTGGCCCGAGGCGCCCTACGACGGCAGCAGGCGCAGCCTCGCGGCGATCAAGAACCTCACCAGCGACCTCATCGGCCGCTTCTGCGGGAGCGCCCAGCAGGCCACCTTCGACGCTGCCGGCGGCGAGCCGCTCGCGCGGCACCGCGCCGACCTGGTGGTCCCTGATGCCACCGAGGTCGAGATCGGGGTGCTGAAGGGCATCGCGGCCCACTACGTCATGCAGGCCGACGACCGCGTCGCGCTCATGGAGCGCCAGCGCCAGCTCGTGGCCGAGCTCGTCGAGGGGTTGTGGCAGCGGGGCGTCGACGGCCTCGACCCGGTCTTCGTCGAGGACTGGGAGGAGGCCGGTGACGACGCCGCCCGGCGCCGGGTCGTGGTCGACCAGGTCGCCTCGCTCACCGACGCCAGCGCGGTCACCCGCCACGCCGCACTACGCAACGGATCCCGGCCCACCCCGGTCGACCGGGGTGGACCGGGATCGCGCTGA
- a CDS encoding response regulator transcription factor encodes MTAPIRVLLADDQALLRAGFRALLDSDPGLTVVGEAADGAEAVRLALETTPDVVLMDVQMPRVDGLAATARITAAAALAATKVVVLTTFELDEYVFGALRAGASGFLLKDIEPQALIDAVRLVHEGQALLAPQVTRRLIEAFVSSGTPEPVTASVVRGLEQLTTRERQILALVGAGMSNHEIAADLVLSPLTAKTHVSRIMTKLGARDRAQLVVSAYEAGLVTVGG; translated from the coding sequence GTGACCGCCCCGATCCGGGTGCTGCTCGCCGACGACCAGGCCCTGCTGCGCGCAGGCTTCCGAGCCCTGCTGGACTCCGACCCCGGCCTCACCGTCGTGGGGGAGGCCGCCGACGGCGCCGAGGCCGTCCGGCTCGCGCTGGAGACGACGCCGGACGTCGTGCTCATGGACGTCCAGATGCCCCGCGTCGACGGTCTCGCGGCGACGGCACGGATCACCGCCGCTGCCGCGCTCGCCGCGACCAAGGTGGTGGTGCTGACCACCTTCGAGCTCGACGAGTACGTCTTCGGCGCCCTCCGTGCGGGCGCGTCCGGCTTCCTCCTCAAGGACATCGAGCCGCAGGCCCTCATCGACGCCGTACGGCTCGTGCACGAGGGGCAGGCGCTCCTCGCGCCCCAGGTGACCCGCCGGCTGATCGAGGCCTTCGTCTCGTCGGGGACCCCCGAGCCCGTCACGGCGAGCGTCGTGCGGGGCCTCGAGCAGCTCACGACCCGCGAGCGCCAGATCCTGGCCCTGGTCGGTGCCGGGATGTCCAACCACGAGATCGCGGCCGACCTGGTGCTGTCGCCGCTCACCGCCAAGACGCACGTCTCGCGGATCATGACCAAGCTCGGAGCCCGCGACCGGGCGCAGCTGGTGGTCAGTGCCTACGAGGCCGGACTCGTCACCGTCGGCGGGTAG
- a CDS encoding MMPL family transporter has product MDTRPSLPGRIIAILHSFPRRSLAAVLLFVALAGVVGGPVAGALDSDGGFAPADSDSTLALERLEEATGVQPTAGVLLLVDTPAGDASGVDEAVATLAAMDGMASAVPAGTAEDGSTALVAGTLDASAEEEAVAGEVLDEFAGVEGVTVGGPAVSGLQMGEQVEADLSRAELMALPILVLLSILVFGGRAALLPLMVGVTTVLGTFLTLAGINQLYGLSVFALNLVIGLGLGLAIDYTLFLVSRYREELALQGPTAGAARTTMATAGRTVVYSAATVAVALATLTLFPLGFLRSMGLAGAAVAVVAAAAALVIAPAAFGLWGSKLARRRRDGAAAEGRWYRFSHAVMRRPGAIAAATAAVMVVLAAPAVQAEFTPVDGSVIPEGLSSRTVGDALVEQYAGDGATPVTIAVSSTDDAAVAGLADAASDLPGVVADARVADLGDDVWQVDLAVAGDPAGADAQQVVDDVRLLAEDAGVDALVTGPAAEFTDQLQAIGDTLPLAIAVLVALTMLVLWLMTGSVVLPVKAVLMNLLTVGVSLGAIVFVYQAGRFTDLLGYTPNGGIELSNFLIAAAVVFALSTDYGVFLLGRIKESRDAGLSEREAIATGLGRTGGIVTAAAILLAVAIGAFSTSEITFMQQIGIATAIGVLVDAFVVRSLLVPSLMAMMGKWNWWSPMWLRRVHDRIRLSEGAPERGDDDEDRGRPVPAPELAGV; this is encoded by the coding sequence ATGGACACCAGACCCTCCCTGCCCGGCCGGATCATCGCGATCCTGCACTCCTTCCCACGGCGGTCGCTCGCGGCCGTCCTGCTCTTCGTCGCCCTGGCCGGCGTGGTCGGCGGCCCGGTCGCCGGGGCGCTCGACTCCGACGGCGGCTTCGCGCCCGCCGACTCCGACTCCACGCTCGCCCTCGAGCGGCTCGAGGAGGCCACCGGCGTCCAGCCCACCGCCGGCGTCCTCCTGCTCGTCGACACCCCGGCCGGCGACGCGAGCGGTGTGGACGAGGCCGTGGCGACCCTCGCCGCCATGGACGGGATGGCCAGCGCCGTCCCGGCCGGCACGGCCGAGGACGGCTCGACCGCCCTGGTCGCCGGCACGCTCGACGCCTCGGCGGAGGAGGAGGCCGTGGCCGGCGAGGTCCTCGACGAGTTCGCGGGCGTCGAGGGCGTCACCGTCGGTGGCCCGGCCGTGTCCGGGTTGCAGATGGGCGAGCAGGTGGAGGCGGACCTCAGCCGGGCCGAGCTGATGGCGCTGCCGATCCTCGTGCTGCTGTCGATCCTGGTCTTCGGCGGCCGGGCCGCCCTGCTCCCGCTGATGGTCGGCGTCACCACCGTCCTCGGCACGTTCCTCACGCTCGCCGGGATCAACCAGCTCTACGGGCTCAGCGTCTTCGCGCTCAACCTGGTGATCGGCCTCGGACTCGGCCTCGCCATCGACTACACGCTCTTCCTCGTCAGCCGCTACCGCGAGGAGCTCGCCCTGCAGGGCCCGACGGCGGGCGCCGCGCGCACCACCATGGCCACTGCTGGTCGTACGGTCGTCTACTCCGCGGCCACCGTCGCGGTCGCCCTGGCCACGCTCACCCTGTTCCCGCTGGGCTTCCTGCGCTCGATGGGACTGGCCGGCGCAGCCGTCGCGGTCGTCGCGGCAGCCGCGGCGCTCGTCATCGCACCGGCGGCCTTCGGCCTCTGGGGGTCCAAGCTGGCCCGTCGGCGCCGCGACGGGGCCGCCGCGGAGGGCCGCTGGTACCGCTTCTCCCACGCGGTGATGCGTCGCCCGGGCGCCATCGCCGCCGCGACGGCCGCGGTCATGGTGGTGCTCGCCGCGCCGGCGGTGCAGGCCGAGTTCACCCCGGTCGACGGCTCGGTGATCCCCGAGGGGCTCAGCTCGCGCACGGTGGGCGACGCGCTCGTGGAGCAGTACGCCGGTGACGGCGCGACGCCGGTCACCATCGCCGTCAGCAGCACGGACGACGCTGCGGTGGCCGGGCTGGCCGACGCGGCCTCGGACCTCCCGGGCGTGGTCGCGGACGCTCGCGTGGCCGACCTCGGTGACGACGTCTGGCAGGTCGACCTGGCCGTCGCCGGGGACCCGGCGGGTGCGGACGCGCAGCAGGTCGTGGACGACGTCCGGCTGCTGGCCGAGGACGCGGGCGTGGACGCGCTCGTGACGGGACCCGCCGCGGAGTTCACCGACCAGCTGCAGGCCATCGGCGACACCCTGCCGCTCGCGATCGCCGTGCTCGTGGCGCTCACCATGCTGGTGCTGTGGCTGATGACCGGCTCGGTGGTGCTGCCGGTCAAGGCGGTGCTGATGAACCTCCTGACGGTCGGGGTCTCGCTCGGGGCGATCGTGTTCGTCTACCAGGCGGGCCGGTTCACCGACCTCCTCGGCTACACGCCCAACGGCGGGATCGAGCTGAGCAACTTCCTCATCGCCGCCGCCGTCGTGTTCGCGCTCTCCACCGACTACGGGGTCTTCCTGCTCGGCCGGATCAAGGAGTCGCGTGACGCCGGGCTCAGCGAGCGGGAGGCGATCGCCACGGGGCTGGGCCGTACGGGCGGCATCGTGACCGCCGCCGCGATCCTGCTCGCCGTGGCCATCGGGGCCTTCAGCACGAGCGAGATCACCTTCATGCAGCAGATCGGCATCGCGACCGCCATCGGCGTCCTGGTCGACGCCTTCGTCGTCCGCTCGCTCCTGGTGCCGTCACTGATGGCGATGATGGGCAAGTGGAACTGGTGGTCGCCGATGTGGCTGCGCCGGGTCCACGACCGCATCAGGCTGAGCGAGGGCGCCCCGGAGCGCGGGGACGACGACGAGGACCGTGGTCGTCCGGTCCCGGCCCCCGAGCTGGCCGGTGTCTGA
- a CDS encoding sensor histidine kinase, producing the protein MARFRLERPRWGDVALALACVVVMHVEMPLNPKADPSLLGSVAVVVASLPVLLRRQAPVVAYALSFVAMYGVIATVSVYNTMPAPVVLCAYSVAERHGLRAALVTGACSLPLVLAILQVFSPHDILSWGTARNLALVPLPLALGVAAHARRGYTTMLVERAEAAEHSREAEALRRVDEERLRIARDVHDVVAHAMVTINVQAGVGAHLLDRDPAQAYDTLRSIKQVSGDALTDLRAMLGLLREDATGDAPAPPVQRLADLGDLRDSLAAAGVDVAFDIDPGARALPAAVDATCFRIVQEALTNTLRHAGSTSARVRVSRAEDRVVVEVLDDGGVASPPLSGSGSGHGLRGMRERVTALGGTLEAGPRPDGGWRVAAWLPVGSEPSRPVRDDAGVPAP; encoded by the coding sequence GTGGCCCGGTTCCGTCTCGAGCGCCCCCGGTGGGGGGACGTCGCGCTCGCGCTCGCCTGCGTGGTGGTGATGCACGTCGAGATGCCCCTCAACCCGAAGGCCGACCCCAGCCTGCTGGGCAGCGTCGCGGTCGTCGTGGCGTCCCTCCCGGTCCTGCTCCGCCGCCAGGCGCCCGTGGTGGCGTACGCGCTGTCCTTCGTCGCGATGTACGGCGTCATCGCCACCGTGTCGGTCTACAACACCATGCCGGCCCCGGTCGTGCTGTGCGCCTACTCGGTCGCCGAGCGCCACGGCCTGCGTGCCGCGTTGGTGACCGGGGCGTGCTCGCTGCCGCTCGTGCTCGCGATCCTGCAGGTCTTCAGCCCACACGACATCCTGAGCTGGGGCACCGCCCGCAACCTGGCGCTCGTCCCCCTGCCGCTCGCCCTCGGCGTGGCCGCCCATGCCCGGCGCGGCTACACCACCATGCTGGTCGAGCGCGCCGAGGCCGCTGAGCACAGTCGCGAGGCCGAGGCGCTTCGCCGCGTCGACGAGGAGCGCCTGCGGATCGCGCGCGACGTCCACGACGTCGTGGCGCACGCCATGGTGACGATCAACGTACAGGCCGGCGTGGGCGCGCACCTCCTCGACCGCGACCCCGCCCAGGCCTACGACACGCTCCGCTCGATCAAGCAGGTCAGCGGCGACGCCCTGACCGACCTCCGCGCCATGCTCGGGCTGCTGCGGGAGGACGCCACGGGGGACGCCCCGGCGCCGCCGGTGCAGCGGCTGGCCGACCTCGGCGACCTGCGCGACAGCCTCGCCGCGGCGGGCGTCGACGTCGCGTTCGACATCGACCCCGGCGCCCGGGCGCTGCCCGCGGCCGTCGACGCGACCTGCTTCCGGATCGTGCAGGAGGCGCTCACCAACACGCTGCGCCACGCCGGGTCCACCAGTGCACGCGTGCGGGTGTCCCGCGCGGAGGACCGCGTGGTGGTGGAGGTCCTCGACGACGGCGGCGTCGCGAGCCCTCCGCTCAGCGGCAGCGGGTCCGGGCACGGCCTGCGCGGCATGCGTGAGCGCGTCACCGCGCTCGGCGGCACGCTGGAGGCCGGACCTCGCCCGGACGGCGGGTGGCGGGTCGCCGCCTGGCTGCCGGTGGGCTCGGAGCCGAGCAGGCCCGTACGCGACGACGCGGGGGTGCCGGCCCCGTGA